A DNA window from Labrus mixtus chromosome 4, fLabMix1.1, whole genome shotgun sequence contains the following coding sequences:
- the lyve1b gene encoding lymphatic vessel endothelial hyaluronic receptor 1b: protein MWMCVFYLIQGHRAGLTSSSCFLVHTTFCPDGCSLCVFAVFASSLSNTSRIQIFIENMARLFVFTLSLFWFFAAFSLASGSSLNKDQIAAGVFLLIEGGGVYTFNFTAARDACLFLNVTMATRAQVERAVQHGLETCKFGWIAEKVAVVPRLTAEEKCGMGKTGVVPWAASTDTKFGVFCFNATDDMSASSPQSFTSSTTQTAVTPTSTPASPGLTLTTTPPPSRELKTIKASGPASFTSAVHVNTTPSDRITSVPTSHKPFSTHVPTSPSRLVNTSKPTVFSYAFSTSDHASGISFTSELVTTPTIDSEKPSLGDVPTALIILCVIGLLLTAAGVVWYYKLNIFTFWSQTQQKDDIETEMWKHTSSEMDLHSLQDGEEEEDEESDRKYSSDITLCVNPDTKTNSSE, encoded by the exons atgtggatgtgtgtgttttatctcatTCAGGGCCATCGGGCAGGTTTGACCTCGTCTTCCTGTTTCCTCGTCCACACCACATTTTGTCCTGACGGCTGCTCCCTCTGTGTGTTCGCTGTATTTGCTTCTTCACTTTCAAACACTTCACGTATTCAGATTTTTATAGAAAACATGGCAAGACTTTTTGTGTTCACTCTGtccttgttttggttttttgcAGCATTTTCGCTTGCCTCTGGCTCCAGTCTGAATAAAG ATCAAATAGCAGCTGGAGTCTTCCTGCTcattgaaggaggaggagtgtacACCTTCAACTTCACTGCTGCTAGAGATGCCTGCCTATTTCTGAACGTCACCATGGCGACGAGAGCCCAGGTGGAGCGAGCAGTGCAGCATGGACTGGAGACGTGCAA ATTTGGCTGGATCGCTGAAAAGGTGGCTGTGGTCCCACGACTTACTGCTGAGGAAAAATGTGGAATGGGCAAAACTGGAGTGGTGCCGTGGGCTGCAAGCACAGATACAAAGTTTGGTGTCTTTTGCTTCAATGCAACAG ATGACATGTCAGCATCCAGCCCACAAAGCTTCACGTCCTCCACCACACAGACAGCAGTGACCCCGACCTCCACACCGGCTTCACCTGGGCTCACTCTAACAACCACGCCTCCGCCTTCAAGAGAgctgaaaacaataaaagcctCTGGGCCGGCATCATTCACTTCAGCTGTACACGTCAACACAACACCTTCAGACAGGATCACCTCCGTCCCCACCTCTCATAAACCTTTCTCCACTCATGTTCCTACGTCTCCATCTCGCCTCGTCAACACCTCAAAACCTACAGTCTTCAGTTACGCCTTTTCTACCTCTGATCATGCCTCAGGTATCTCCTTCACGTCAGAGTTGGTGACAACACCAACGATAGACTCTGAAAAACCTTCTCTAGGAG ACGTACCAACAGCACTCATCATCCTCTGTGTCATTGGTctgctcctcacagcagcaggcGTGGTGTGGTACTACAAACT GAATATTTTCACCTTTTGGTCTCAGACGCAGCAGAAGGACgacatagagacagagatgTGGAAGCACACCAGCAGTGAGATGGACCTGCACAGTTTACAGgacggagaagaagaagaagacgaagaatcAGACAGGAAGTACTCCAGTGACATCACGCTCTGTGTGAATCctgacaccaaaacaaactcttCAGAGTAG
- the rlig1 gene encoding RNA ligase 1: MRRLGSVQQKIPCVFLTEVKEEPSRKRDCQQFQVVASESVNPVALEANIDCALATEKLDGTCCYVTLYKGQPYLWARLDRKPNKQAEKRFKKYQHAHRSCKGFTWSVEEDFKTVPEAWIPAHRVKHHNDQPVPDEHGHIPGWVPVERDNKQYCWHSSVVDYEVGAAIVLRPSADDDDVLEIAAVPLADLLEQTLELIGTNVNANPYGLGSKKQPIHFLVSHGSVRIGNPPPVDYQQLRSWFQESPEGRVEGIVWHCNDGTLVKVHRHHLGLRWPDGESCLVEKSVLVHVDGTVDEYNNSSRDLFSSFAALNGQCFSRLQDVQLDL, from the exons ATGCGTCGTCTGGGCTCCGTTCAGCAGAAGATACCGTGTGTTTTTCTGACCGAGGTGAAGGAAGAACCGTCCAGAAAACGGGACTGTCAG CAATTTCAGGTTGTGGCCAGTGAAAGTGTGAACCCTGTTGCCCTGGAGGCCAACATTGATTGTGCGCTGGCCACAGAAAAACTAGACGGCACCTGCTGTTACGTTACATTATATAAAG GGCAACCTTACCTCTGGGCTCGACTCGACAGGAAACCAAACAAGCAGGCAGAGAAGAGGTTCAAAAAGTATCAGCATGCCCACAGGAGCTGTAAAG gATTCACATGGAGCGTAGAGGAAGATTTTAAGACGGTGCCAGAGGCGTGGATCCCCGCCCACAGAGTCAAACACCACAATGACCAACCAGTGCCTGATGAGCACGGACACATTCCAG GCTGGGTTCCCGTGGAGAGGGACAACAAACAGTACTGCTGGCACTCCTCTGTGGTGGATTATGAAGTCGGGGCGGCTATTGTTCTCAGGCCCAgcgctgatgatgatgacgtgCTAGAAATCGCTGCAGTGCCGCTGGCTGACCTCCTGGAACAAACACTGGAGCTCATCGGGACCAACGTCAACGCAAACCCTTACG GACTGGGGAGTAAGAAGCAGCCGATTCACTTCCTGGTGTCTCACGGGAGTGTTCGAATCGGAAACCCTCCACCGGTCGACTATCAGCAGCTCCGCTCCTGGTTCCAGGAGAGTCCAGAGGGCCGAGTCGAGGGCATCGTCTGGCACTGCAACGACGGCACGCTCGTTAAG GTTCATCGTCATCACCTGGGACTGAGGTGGCCTGACGGGGAGTCCTGCCTCGTTGAAAAGTCGGTGCTCGTTCATGTCGACGGGACGGTTGATgaatacaacaacagcagcagggacTTGTTTTCATCCTTCGCTGCATTAAATGGACAATGTTTCAGCCGACTGCAGGACGTACAGTTAGACTTGTAA